The DNA sequence TCGAGGCGTTCCGCGCGCTCGGCGCAGAGTTCGAGAACGGACAGGCGAGCGTCGGGTTCGACGCCAGCGTCTTCCGGACCATCGCAGCGGAGGCCGCACAGTCGACGGGGCGGAACATGGTCATCCGCGACGTCGCGCGCGAGGCGAGCGTCGAGCGGAACACGACGGCGACCGCCACGGGGACTGGGACGGTGACACCGACGGCGACACCGACGGGAACGCCCGAGAACGAGACCGTCACGGGCGTCCTCCGGCTGTCGTTCACCTGGACGAACTTCCTCGAACGCCGCGACGACGGGACCCTCCAGCTCGGGGACGTGTTCGTCACCAGCGACGGCGGCACGTGGCTCTCGTCGCTCGGTGACGACCAGCGACTGACGGTCGTCACCCCACCGGGGTACGTCATCAGCCGCACGAGCTTCCCCATCCAGCAGCAGAACGGCTCGCTCATCATCGACGGGCCGCGGGAGTTCACCAGCGAGGAACGGCTCTCGGTCACCTACCGCGAGAGCGGCCAGTCGGAACTGCCGTGGGTGCTCATCGTCGGCGGCGGCGTCGCAGTCGTCGTCGTCCTCGCGCTGGTCTTCCTCCGCTCGCGCGACCGGCGGTCGGCGGCGTCCGCGACGGGGAACGGAACCCCGATGACGAACGGCGGCGAGACGACGGCCGAGAGCCCCGAACGGACCCCCGACGACGCCGGAGCGACCGCCGGGTCGACGTCGGACGCCTCGACGACATCCCCGTCTCGGGGCCCAGAGCCGGGGCCGGGCCCAGGCCCTGGCGTCGACGCCGGTGCGGAGGACGCCGAAGCGCCCGCCGAGGACGAGGAGCCGGACTTCGACCTGCTCTCGGACGAAGAGCGCGTCGAGTACCTCCTCGAACAGCGCGGCGGGCGGATGAAGCAGGCGAACATCGTCAAGGAGACCGGCTGGTCGGACGCGAAGGTGTCACAGCTCCTCTCGTCGATGGCCGAGGCGGGTCGGGTCGAGAAGCTCAGGCTCGGCCGCGAGAACCTCATCTCGATTCCGGACGCCGACGAGGACGCGGCGGACGAGTAGGCGGTCCGGCCGGGGGCCGAAGGCCGGGGGTTACTCCACCGAGAACGTGCGTTGCACAGCCTCGGCATCGGTCGCCGACCGTCCGAGGGAGAGCGTGAACTCGCCGGGCTCGACGGTTCGCTCGCCGTCAGGGCCGACGACACCCATCGCGTCCGGTTCGACCGAGAGTTCGACCTGCCTCGACGCCCCGGCGTCGAGTTCGACGCGCTCGAACGCACAGAGTTCTCTGACCGGTTTCGCGCGCGAGGCGTACTCGTCACGGAGGTACGCCTGGACGACCTGGTCGCCCGCGCGGTCGCTCCGGTTCTCGACGGTCACGGAGACGCTGACTGACTCGCCGGCGTCGACGGTCTCCGCGGAGACGGTCGCCTCGGTCACCGCGACGTCTGCGTAGCTCAGTCCGTGGCCGAACGCGTACAGGGGGTCGTACGACGGCGGGTGTTCGTGTGCGCCGATGGGACAGGGGTGGCGGACGTAGTCGTGGTGAGTAGGGAGGTGCGCCGCCGACCGGGCGAACGAGATGGGGAGCGCTCCGCCCGGCTCCGCACCGAGGAGGACGTCCGCGAGCGCTCGGCCGCCCTCGGTCCCGCTCGGCGGGGTGAACAGGACGGCCGAGAGGGTGTCGGCCGCCCAGGGGAGCGGGAGCGGCCGGCCCGACGAGAGGACCAGGACGGTCGGCGTGCCGGTCGCGTGGACCGCCTCCAGGAGGTCGCGCTGGGGGCGGGGCAGCTCGAAGTGGTGCCGGGAGGGGAAACGCCCCGTCTCCGTGCGGCTCATCTCGCTCGGACCGAACTCGTGGAGATACCAGCCCTCACCGAGCGCGACGACGGCGACGTCGGCGTCGCGGGCGGCGTCGACGGCGGCGTCGATGTCCTCGTCACCGTCGTGGGTCACGCCGGGTTCGTAGGTGACGGCGGCGGCGTCCGCGAGGGCCGCACGGAATGTCACACCCTCGCTCGGGTCGAGGACGCTCCACCCGCCGACCTGGGCCGTGCGGTCGTCCGCGTTGGGGCCCGTCAGGAGGATGTCCTCGTCGCCGTCGAGCGGGAGGAGACCGTCGTTCTCGAGGAGCGTGATACCGCTGCGGGCGACCTCGTGTGCGAGGTCGGTGTGGTCCTCGCTGCGGAGGACGGAGTCGAGGCGGTCGGTGTCGACGAGGGGAGATTCGAACAGCCCCAGGTCGCGCTTGAGCGCGAGGACTCGCCGGACGGCCTCGTCGAGGAGCGCCTCGCCGAGGTCACCGGCGTCGACGAGGTCGACGATGGCCTCGGCGTGGCGCGTCCCGTTCACCGAGCCGATGTCGACGCCGGCGGTGAGCGCGTCGCCGACCGCCCGCTGGGAGGTCTCGGCCGTCTGGTGGTCGGCGTGGAGCATCTCGACGCCGTTCCAGTCGGAGGCGACGACGCCGTCGAAGCCCAGTTCCGCACGGAGTTGGCCGCGGAGGAACCGCGTCGACCCGTGGGCGGGTTCGCCGTCGATGGAGTTGTAACAGGGCATGACGCTCCTGACACCTTCGTCGAGCACGCGCGAGAAGGGCGGGACGAAGACGCGGTGGAACGTCGTCCGGGAGACCTCGACCGGCGACGCGTCTTCCCCTCTGAGGGGGCCGCCGTACGCCGGGAAGTGCTTGGCAGTGGCCGCGACCGTCTCGTCCGTGTCCAGCGCGTCGCCCTGGAGACCGCGGGCCTTCGCGGCGGCCATCTCGGCGACGAGCGTCGGCGACTCGCCGAACGTCTCGAAGGTGCGCCCCCAGCGGGGGTCGCGGGCGACGTCACAGGTCGGCCCGTAGTTGGTCGTCACGCCGGTGGCGCGCGCCTCGCGCGCGGTGACTCGTCCGACGCGCTCGGCCAGGTCGGGCGAGAAGGTGGCCGCCAGCGCGAGGTTCTGGGGGAACACGGTGGTGTGGTCGACGTAGGCGTGGCCGTGGACCGCATCGACGGGGACGAGAAGCGGAATCCCCGCTCGCGTCTCCTCGACGGCGTATCGCTGGAGTCGGTTCGCGACTTCGGCGGCGTCGTGCGGGTCGACGTGTGGCGACCCGGCCCAGCCGAACGGGGTCACCGAACCGAGGTGGTGGCTGTCGATGCGCGCCTCGACGTCGTCGACGCTCAACTGTTCGTCGAGTTCACCGACGTAGATGCCGGCGCACTGTCCCGCCTTCTCCGCGAGCGATAACTCGTCGAGGAGGGTGTCGACGTCGACGCGGCCGTCGTCGTCACGAGGGTAGTCGGGATTCATGGTGAAAAAATCACTCAGACTCGAAGTAAACCCACCGCATCTCGCGGTGCCTTTTTCGAAACCATTTAGCGCCGAGGAAGGCGAAGGGTCGATGATGAAGGTTCTCGTCACCGTAAAAGAGGTCGCCGAGGCGGCCGACGACTTCGAAATCGACGGCCTCGACATCGCCTCCGAGTATCTAGAGTACGACCTGAACGAGTGGGACGAGTACGCGGTCGAAGCCGCCGTTCAACTCCAGGAAGCGGGCCACGCCGACGAGGTGGTGAGCGTCACCATCGGGCCCGAACGGACCGAGGAGACGGTTCGGATGGCGCTGGCGAAGGGCGTCGACCGCGCCGTCAGGGTGTGGGACGACGACATCGCGGCGGCAGGGCTGCTCGACGTCGACGCGAAGGCGCGCCTCCTCGAGGCCGTCGTCGCCGAGGAGGAACCCGAACTCGTGCTCACCGGCGTCCAGGCGAACGACGACGGCTTCGGCGCGACCGGCGTCTCACTCGCCGAGCGCATCGGGTTCGAGTGGGCCGCCGTGGTGAACGACCTGGAACTCGAGGGTGACGTGGCGAAGGTCCACCGCGAACTCGAAGGCGGCGTCGAAGAGCACACCGAAGTCGACCTTCCCGCGGTCCTGACCATCCAGACGGGTATCAACGAGCCGCGGTACGCCTCACTCCGCGGCATCCGCCAGGCGCAGTCGAAGGAGATCGCGCCGAAGACGCTCGCAGACCTGGGGCTGGACGCCAGCGCCGTCGAGAGTTCGTTCTCCATGACCGCGATGTACGAACCCGAGACCGAGTCGGACGCGACCATCTTCGAGGGTGACGCTGAGACGACCGCCGCGGAACTCGCGACGGTCCTCCGCGAGAAGGGGGTGGGTGCGGAATGACGGTGCTTGCCGTCGCCGACCACCGTCGAGGCGAACTCCGCGACGTGAGCTACGAACTCGTCACCGCCGGGCGTGAACTCGCAGAAGCGCTCGACGCGGAACTGCACGTCGCGGTCGTCTCCGGCGACGTCGAGGCCTTCGCCGAGCACCTCTCGCTCGACGGCGTCGACACCGTCCACACGGTCGCCCACGGCGAGGAGTTCAACCACGACGTGTACGTGCAGGCGCTGGAGGCGCTCGACGCCGAAGTCGACCCGACGGTGCTTCTGATGCCGAACTCGGTGAACGGGCTCGACTACGCCCCCGCCGTCGCCTCGTCGCTCGGCCTCCCGCTCGTGAGCGACGCCGTCGCGCTCGCGTGGGACGACGGTCTCACCGTGACGCGAGAGATGTACGCCTCGAAGGTCGAGACGACCGTCGACGTGGACGCCGACCGGGTCGCCGTGACGATTCGCGGTGGCGAGTGGGGCCCCACGGAGGACCACGGGTCGCCGGCCGTCGAGGCGTTCGACCTGACGGTCGACGAATCCCGTGTCCGCTCGCGCGTCACGGGCTTCGAGGAGGTCGGCGGTGGCGACGTCGACATCGCCGACGCCGACGTCCTCGTCTCGGTGGGCCGCGGCATCGAAGAGGAGGAGAACATCGAACTCGTCGAGGAACTCGCCGACGCGATGGGCGCGACGCTCTCCGCCTCGCGGCCCATCGTCGACAACGGCTGGCTCCCGAAGAACCGGCAGGTGGGCCAGTCCGGGAAGGTGGTCACGCCCGACGTCTACCTCGCCATCGGCATCTCAGGCGCGGTCCAGCACGTCGCCGGGATGAAAGGTGCGGAGACCATCATCGCCATCAACACCGACCCGAACGCGCCTATCTTCGACATCGCCGACTACGGCATCGTGGGCGACCTCTTCGACGTCGTCCCCGCGCTCGTCGAGCAGTTCCGGTAGCGAACGACCGTCTCGAGCGCGAACGGCGGTCGGGGAGCGAGCGGTGACCGGTGACCGGGTGACGCCACTACGCTACCTCGATCGTGACCGCTTCTGAATCACCGTCGCTGTCGAGCGATTCGTCGGCCGCGGCCAGGTCGGCGAGCGCCAGCTCGACGTTCCGCGCGTTGGCCTTCCACACCGCGTCGAAGAGGACGCCGACGACGGGGACGGAACCGACCGCGACGTCGACCGCGACGTTCGCGAGCATCCGAAGCAGGGTGGTGAACGAGACGCCGAGGCGTGCGGATTCGAGGACGATGTACAGCGAGAGCCCGGCCCCGACGACGTCGCCGACGTTGCCCGGGAGCGCGCTCAAGAGCGGGTCGAGCCCGACGCGGAAGTCGGTCCCGGGGACGCGGACGCTGTCGTCGAGGAGTCGCCGCACGAACTGCATCCGCCTGACCGCCGCCTCGTCGACCGTCGACGGGAGGTCGACGGTGCCTTCGAACGAGTCTTCGGGGTCGTGAGCACGGGTAACCATACGTCAAACGTGAGGGCGACGAGGGGAAAAAGTGACGTGTGGGTTCGAGCCACGACCGAGCGGGCTCGTCGATGGGCGCGCGTCACGGTCACAGCCATCGCTCGGACACCGAGGCCGACGGCGAGAGACCTCTCGGTTCCGTTACCTACTTGCCTCCGCCGTCCTGAGACCCGCCAATGGAGTATCTGGAGCGCCGGGTCGGGCTCGTGAACGACCGACTCGAAGAGGTGGTCGAGGCGGTCGACCCGCCCGAGCTGTCCGACGAGCTCGAACACGTGGCGCTCTCCGGCGGCAAGCGGGTCCGCCCTGCCGTCACCGTCCTCTCGTGTGAGGCGGTCGGCGGCGCACCCTCGGCGGCCGTGGACTTCGCCGTCGCGGTCGAACTCGTCCACAACGCCTCGCTCGTCATCGACGACATCATCGACCGCTCCGGGGTCCGACGGGGGAAGCCGAGCGCGTGGGCCGAGTACGGCTACGGTCCCGCCATCGTCTGCTCGGACGGCCTCCTGGGAGAGGCGTTCGCCCTCCTCTCCGTGGACGACCAGGCGACACAGATCGTCGCGGAGGCGATGGTCGAACTGAGCGAGGGGGAGGCGACAGAACTCGTCGCCCGGCCCACGACCGACGACGAGTACATGACGCTCGCCCGCCGGAAGACGGGCGTCCTGTTCCGCGCGGCGGCCGAACTCGGCGTCGTCGCGGCGGGCGGAGAGATGGCGACCGTCGAGGCCTTCGGCGAGTACGCAGAGCGCGTCGGAGTGGCCTTTCAGATCCGCGACGACGTCCTCGACGCGACGGCCGACGCCGACGACCTGGGGAAACCCACCGGACAGGACGAGGCGATGGACCGCCCCTCGCTGGTGCAGGTGACCGGCATCGCGCCCGAGGAGGCGAACGAGCGGGCGCGCGCGGAGGCCGACCAGGCTCTCGCGGCGCTCGAAAACGCCGACCCCGAGGAGACGGCGGCGCTGGGCTATCTGCGTGACCTCGCGGAGTTCGTCGTCGTCCGCGAGCGGTAAGCGACACCCGCAACGGTCCGGACGGGGCGGTCACGCGGAGGCGTCGGTCTCGACGCCGGTGGGAAAGCGTGACTCGGCGATGGCGAACGCGAGCGTACTCAACACACCGAGGAGCGTCCCCGCCGTGAGCGCGACGGCGAGGTCGGTCAGCGAGAGCGAGGTGGCCCCCGGCACGGCCGGCAGGAAGAACCCCGAGAGGGCGTGGAGGACGACCGCGATGGCGACCACGTAGAAGGGCGCGTTGAGGTAGCGCCACTTGAAGCGGTCGGCGAGGTACTCGTCGGTCACCTGCCCCAGCGAGGAGGTGATGCCAGCGGCGGCGAACCACTGGACCGCCCCGTGGACGACCGCGGCCAGGACGACGCCGACGCCGAGTTGTCCCGGGACGCCAGCGTCGACGGTGCGGAGGAGTTCGAAGCCGCGGACGCCGCCGACGACCATGAGCGCGGCGGCGACGACGTAGGTGATGAGCGTCGCGCGGCCGGCGTAGAGGAGGTTGCGCCCGCGTTCGGCGACGTCGTCGACGACCGTCTCCAGGCCCAGCCCTCGAAAGAGCGTGTACAGGCCCAGGAGGGCGGAGATGAGGCCCAAGACGACCGCACCCGGGACGTCGAAGTACGAGGCGATGGTGACGAACGGGTAGATGAGGAGGAGAATCCCGAGCGGAACGAGAATCGTCCCCCGCGTCTCGGGGTCGTCGAGCACCTGTTTCATCGTGTAGTACATCGATTCGAGGTCCTGGGCCTGTCGGACGACCACGCGTCGGACCCCGTCGATGGGCACCCGCGACCGGATGACCGGGAGGACCGACTCGTCCTGTGCCCCGTCGGTGATGACGATGGCGCGGACGTTCTCTCCGGTCTGGAGGGCGGCGAGCACCTCGTCGATCTCCTCGCCGATGGCGCGGTTCGCTTTCACGTCCGAGCCGTCGATACCGGTGACGGCCGCGACCTCGACCTCTTCGCCGCCCTCGGCGAGGAGGTCGTCGTGGGTGTGGATGCCCTGGAAGAGCACGTTGATGTCGGAGTCCTCCGGGTCGGCCGTCGCCAGGGCGACTGCAGCCGTCTCGACGGCGTCTCGGCCGACGACCGGCGTCTCGAAGCCAGTCTTGCGACCGAGGTCGTCGTCGAGGTCGACACAGAGGACCAACAGCATCGCGGAGAGGTACGTCGTCGTCGTATATCTGTTTTCGGGACGAGGGCGGAATCGGCTGACGGGGATGGTGGGCGACGGGACGGGCGGGCCGGACGGCGGCAGGGTTAATCCACGGCCGTCCGAAGCGCTCGTGTGCCCCCCTCGTCGGTCCACCCGCCCACAGTCGAGTGGGAGTTCAGCCCCGCCACGACCCGCCCGCTCCGCCTCCTCGTGTACACCGCCGTCGGCCTCGGCGTCGGCCCAGTCTGTGGTCTCGTCGTCCTCGTGGGCGCGACGCTCGTCGGGAGCGGCGGCGTCCAGATTGCCCTCTTCGTGCTCGTGCTCGCCCTCTTCGTCGGTCTCGGCGTCGGGAGTGGCCGCGCGCTGTTCGCGCTGGGGAACGCCCCGCCCGAGGTCCACGAGACCGTCCGCGCGCTCTCGCGGAGGCGCGTCGTCGCCAGCGTACTGCTCGGGACGGGGCTCGGCGTCGCCGGCCTGTGGTGGACCGACGTCGGCTTCGAACTCGTCGTCGGTGGCGTCGTCGCGGGCTTCGCCGCCCTCGTCGTCGGGGCGGGACTGCAGTCGGAGGGTGTCGTCGACGGCGACACCGGGGAGCTGACGTACGCCGGGCACACCGTCCCGGTCGACGCGATTCGACGCGTCCGCTCCTGGCGACTCGGGAGGTTCGTGGTGATGGTCGTCACCTACCACCCCGGGCGGGTCGGCGCGTCGACGCCGCGGTTCGTCGTGTGCTCCGAGGCGGCCCGCGACGCAGTCAACGCGGGGGTGGCGCGGGCGACGCCCGACGACGACACCGCCGTCGAGGAGGGAACGCGAGCGCCGCGAGCGGTGCGAGCCGTCGCCGCGGCGTTCGGACTCGCCTGTCTGGCGGCCGGGCCGGTGCTGTGGGTGCTCGTTCCACCGGACGGTCGCCTGTTCGCGGGGTATCTCGGGCTCTTCGGCCTCCTCTTCGGAGCGCTGTTCGTCCGGTACGCAGTCGTCGCCTGAGACGGGGGGTCGCGCGTCAGTCGTCGGCGCTCGCCGCCTGCGGACGGTCGGTCGCCGCGTCCCCCGCCGCGACGGCCGCACGGTAGCGCCGGAGTTTGCGCACGAGCAGGAAGAGCAACACGCCGTCCCAGAGAACGATGAACGCGAACGTGGTGAGGCCGCTCATCGGCAGTACTCGGGGGAGAATCGTCGTGAGCGAGTTGTACGTCCCGTGCAGCAGCGCGGCGACGAGCAGGCCCTTCACTACGAGCGGGCCGTAGTGGTCGTCGGTGAACTTCGCGAGGCCGAGATAGTAGCCCGCGAAGGCGGAGTACAGGACGTGCCCGGGGCCGGCGAGCGAGCGGGCGACAGTGGTCGGGATGGTGGCCGCGAGGACCGGCCCGCCGCTCTGGATGGCCGTCAGCGCGTTCTGTGCGATGTAGATGACGTTCTCGATGGAGGCGAATCCCAGGCCGGCGGCCGCGCCGTACATCGCCCCGTCGATGACGGCGTCGAACTCGGAGCGGTCGTACGCGTACAGGCGGACGGCCAGCCACTTGACCAGTTCCTCGCCGGGGCCGACGACGAGGAAGAACAGGAGGATGGAGCCGACGACGGGAATCTGTCGGAAGACAGTCCCGGCGGCGGTGTTGACGAGGGCGGCGAAACTCGCGAGCAGTCCCCCGAGGACGAACGTGACCGCGAGCGTCCCGACCGGTTCGGGGTCGACGTCTTGTCGGCGGATGTACCAGACGAGGAGGAGCGCCGGAATCACCGACACGGCCGAGAACACGGCCAGGAAGGGGTCCGTGGCGAACAGGCCGAACGCCACGAAGAACTGTCCGAGCAGTACGAGTGCGGCGAGTGCGACGACGAGGACGCGCCAGTTGGCGGCGAGCGTTTCGTACATCGCGACGGAGAGCCGGTCACCGAGCGTTCGCGGCTCCCACGTCGTCACACCATGCGTGTCGACGGACGACTCGTCCGAGGACGTGGGCATGCGTTCTGTCCCCCGGACGCCAGCCTGAAGAGTTATGTGCAATAGATTTCGAGTGAATCTAACACAGAGCGCTGGGACAGGACAGTCTCGGTCAAGCGAGGGAGGCCTGGTTCGGTACTCCTGACAGCCACTTCGCGTCTGGAGGTGATTTAAACGATTTTAGTAGGTGGAACGAGAGGCAGGGGTATGGACAGACGACAAACAAGTAGCCGTGGCTTCCAGCCCCATCGATGGTAAACGTCGCGCTCTCGCTGGCACAGGTCGTCGTTGCGCTGGCTCTCGTGGTACTCAACGGCTTTTTCGTCGCTGCAGAGTTCGCCTTCGTACGGATACGAGGGACATCGGTCGAACAACTTGCCGAGGAGGGGCGCCCCGGCGCGGGGACGCTCCAGGAGGTGATGGCGGATCTCGACGACTATCTCGCGACGACACAACTCGGGATCACCATCGCCTCGCTCGGATTGGGGTGGGTCGGCGAACCGGCCGTGGCGTCGCTCATCGAGCCCGTGCTGGCACCGATTCTCCCGGCGGGGCTCATCCATCTGGTCGCCTTCGCGGTCGGCTTTAGTTTCATCACGTTCCTCCACGTCGTCTTCGGAGAACTCGCGCCGAAGACGCTCGCAATCGCCCAGACCGAGCGACTCTCTCTGTTTCTCGCCCCGCCGATGAAGGTGTTCTACTACCTCCTCTATCCGGGAATCGTCGTCTTCAACGGGGCTGCCAACGCGTTCACGCGAGCACTCGGCGTGCCACCCGCTTCCGAAACGGACGAGACGCTCGGCGAACGGGAACTCCTTCGGGTCCTGACCCGGTCCGGCGAGGAAGGGGACATCGACGTTGCGGAAGTGACGATGATCGAGCGTGTCTTCGACCTCGACGACATCGTGGTGCGGGAGGTCATGGTTCCACGACCGGACGTGGTGAGCGTTCCGGCGGATGCCTCGCTCTCTGACCTCCAGTCGGTCGTCCTCGAAGCTGGTCACACGCGCTATC is a window from the Salinigranum halophilum genome containing:
- a CDS encoding helix-turn-helix transcriptional regulator, producing the protein MRSAALTLALLIILSGAAPATALVPTGVDDGQEPASATALATAPAVAQVESDMRPATEIRVQLERDTDARWTVTHRYALAGEDEVEAFRALGAEFENGQASVGFDASVFRTIAAEAAQSTGRNMVIRDVAREASVERNTTATATGTGTVTPTATPTGTPENETVTGVLRLSFTWTNFLERRDDGTLQLGDVFVTSDGGTWLSSLGDDQRLTVVTPPGYVISRTSFPIQQQNGSLIIDGPREFTSEERLSVTYRESGQSELPWVLIVGGGVAVVVVLALVFLRSRDRRSAASATGNGTPMTNGGETTAESPERTPDDAGATAGSTSDASTTSPSRGPEPGPGPGPGVDAGAEDAEAPAEDEEPDFDLLSDEERVEYLLEQRGGRMKQANIVKETGWSDAKVSQLLSSMAEAGRVEKLRLGRENLISIPDADEDAADE
- a CDS encoding glycoside hydrolase family 3 N-terminal domain-containing protein; this encodes MNPDYPRDDDGRVDVDTLLDELSLAEKAGQCAGIYVGELDEQLSVDDVEARIDSHHLGSVTPFGWAGSPHVDPHDAAEVANRLQRYAVEETRAGIPLLVPVDAVHGHAYVDHTTVFPQNLALAATFSPDLAERVGRVTAREARATGVTTNYGPTCDVARDPRWGRTFETFGESPTLVAEMAAAKARGLQGDALDTDETVAATAKHFPAYGGPLRGEDASPVEVSRTTFHRVFVPPFSRVLDEGVRSVMPCYNSIDGEPAHGSTRFLRGQLRAELGFDGVVASDWNGVEMLHADHQTAETSQRAVGDALTAGVDIGSVNGTRHAEAIVDLVDAGDLGEALLDEAVRRVLALKRDLGLFESPLVDTDRLDSVLRSEDHTDLAHEVARSGITLLENDGLLPLDGDEDILLTGPNADDRTAQVGGWSVLDPSEGVTFRAALADAAAVTYEPGVTHDGDEDIDAAVDAARDADVAVVALGEGWYLHEFGPSEMSRTETGRFPSRHHFELPRPQRDLLEAVHATGTPTVLVLSSGRPLPLPWAADTLSAVLFTPPSGTEGGRALADVLLGAEPGGALPISFARSAAHLPTHHDYVRHPCPIGAHEHPPSYDPLYAFGHGLSYADVAVTEATVSAETVDAGESVSVSVTVENRSDRAGDQVVQAYLRDEYASRAKPVRELCAFERVELDAGASRQVELSVEPDAMGVVGPDGERTVEPGEFTLSLGRSATDAEAVQRTFSVE
- a CDS encoding electron transfer flavoprotein subunit beta/FixA family protein, with protein sequence MKVLVTVKEVAEAADDFEIDGLDIASEYLEYDLNEWDEYAVEAAVQLQEAGHADEVVSVTIGPERTEETVRMALAKGVDRAVRVWDDDIAAAGLLDVDAKARLLEAVVAEEEPELVLTGVQANDDGFGATGVSLAERIGFEWAAVVNDLELEGDVAKVHRELEGGVEEHTEVDLPAVLTIQTGINEPRYASLRGIRQAQSKEIAPKTLADLGLDASAVESSFSMTAMYEPETESDATIFEGDAETTAAELATVLREKGVGAE
- a CDS encoding electron transfer flavoprotein subunit alpha/FixB family protein — encoded protein: MTVLAVADHRRGELRDVSYELVTAGRELAEALDAELHVAVVSGDVEAFAEHLSLDGVDTVHTVAHGEEFNHDVYVQALEALDAEVDPTVLLMPNSVNGLDYAPAVASSLGLPLVSDAVALAWDDGLTVTREMYASKVETTVDVDADRVAVTIRGGEWGPTEDHGSPAVEAFDLTVDESRVRSRVTGFEEVGGGDVDIADADVLVSVGRGIEEEENIELVEELADAMGATLSASRPIVDNGWLPKNRQVGQSGKVVTPDVYLAIGISGAVQHVAGMKGAETIIAINTDPNAPIFDIADYGIVGDLFDVVPALVEQFR
- a CDS encoding DUF4112 domain-containing protein, with protein sequence MVTRAHDPEDSFEGTVDLPSTVDEAAVRRMQFVRRLLDDSVRVPGTDFRVGLDPLLSALPGNVGDVVGAGLSLYIVLESARLGVSFTTLLRMLANVAVDVAVGSVPVVGVLFDAVWKANARNVELALADLAAADESLDSDGDSEAVTIEVA
- a CDS encoding polyprenyl synthetase family protein, translating into MEYLERRVGLVNDRLEEVVEAVDPPELSDELEHVALSGGKRVRPAVTVLSCEAVGGAPSAAVDFAVAVELVHNASLVIDDIIDRSGVRRGKPSAWAEYGYGPAIVCSDGLLGEAFALLSVDDQATQIVAEAMVELSEGEATELVARPTTDDEYMTLARRKTGVLFRAAAELGVVAAGGEMATVEAFGEYAERVGVAFQIRDDVLDATADADDLGKPTGQDEAMDRPSLVQVTGIAPEEANERARAEADQALAALENADPEETAALGYLRDLAEFVVVRER
- a CDS encoding DUF373 family protein, producing the protein MLLVLCVDLDDDLGRKTGFETPVVGRDAVETAAVALATADPEDSDINVLFQGIHTHDDLLAEGGEEVEVAAVTGIDGSDVKANRAIGEEIDEVLAALQTGENVRAIVITDGAQDESVLPVIRSRVPIDGVRRVVVRQAQDLESMYYTMKQVLDDPETRGTILVPLGILLLIYPFVTIASYFDVPGAVVLGLISALLGLYTLFRGLGLETVVDDVAERGRNLLYAGRATLITYVVAAALMVVGGVRGFELLRTVDAGVPGQLGVGVVLAAVVHGAVQWFAAAGITSSLGQVTDEYLADRFKWRYLNAPFYVVAIAVVLHALSGFFLPAVPGATSLSLTDLAVALTAGTLLGVLSTLAFAIAESRFPTGVETDASA
- a CDS encoding PrsW family intramembrane metalloprotease, which translates into the protein MPTSSDESSVDTHGVTTWEPRTLGDRLSVAMYETLAANWRVLVVALAALVLLGQFFVAFGLFATDPFLAVFSAVSVIPALLLVWYIRRQDVDPEPVGTLAVTFVLGGLLASFAALVNTAAGTVFRQIPVVGSILLFFLVVGPGEELVKWLAVRLYAYDRSEFDAVIDGAMYGAAAGLGFASIENVIYIAQNALTAIQSGGPVLAATIPTTVARSLAGPGHVLYSAFAGYYLGLAKFTDDHYGPLVVKGLLVAALLHGTYNSLTTILPRVLPMSGLTTFAFIVLWDGVLLFLLVRKLRRYRAAVAAGDAATDRPQAASADD
- a CDS encoding hemolysin family protein, which translates into the protein MVNVALSLAQVVVALALVVLNGFFVAAEFAFVRIRGTSVEQLAEEGRPGAGTLQEVMADLDDYLATTQLGITIASLGLGWVGEPAVASLIEPVLAPILPAGLIHLVAFAVGFSFITFLHVVFGELAPKTLAIAQTERLSLFLAPPMKVFYYLLYPGIVVFNGAANAFTRALGVPPASETDETLGERELLRVLTRSGEEGDIDVAEVTMIERVFDLDDIVVREVMVPRPDVVSVPADASLSDLQSVVLEAGHTRYPVLDADDGDQVVGFVDVKDVLRAEVEGGEAESVGDIAREILIVPETMALSDLLRQFREDQQQMAAVIDEWGAFEGMATVEDVVEALVGDLRDEFDVDEREPSIRQHDDGYDIDGSVPLSKVNDLIEGEFTSDEVETIGGLVLEHLDRAPERGDRVEVAGYVVEVMSVEGTRISTVWVHKGEVDDPVVD